One genomic segment of Erythrobacter sp. THAF29 includes these proteins:
- a CDS encoding SapC family protein: MASAPQPQLPLFYKDLLPLNSRDHKDWKAGSFENADFLASTHAIPLTVDEFVDAQRNYPIVFTAGENPLPIALMGLNEGVNTFIDESGKLEAGVYVPAYIRRYPFILAKLQKDSDDMSLCFDPSAGVIGKDKEGNALFEDGGEPTEYTKQVLDFCQKFEEAGQRTRQLLEELKKLDLLMDGEIAITRSDQPDTPFVYRGFRMVDEKKLRELPAETVEQLNKNGILMIIHAHLFSLNLMRAIFERQSAQGKVPEPNANAPAPATN; encoded by the coding sequence ATGGCCAGCGCGCCGCAGCCGCAACTTCCGCTGTTCTACAAGGACCTCCTTCCGCTCAACAGCCGCGATCACAAAGACTGGAAAGCCGGATCGTTTGAAAACGCCGATTTCCTTGCCAGCACGCATGCGATTCCGCTGACGGTCGACGAATTCGTCGATGCGCAGCGCAATTACCCGATCGTTTTCACTGCAGGCGAGAATCCGCTGCCGATCGCCCTCATGGGCCTCAACGAGGGCGTAAACACGTTCATCGATGAAAGCGGCAAGCTTGAAGCGGGTGTCTATGTTCCGGCCTATATCCGCCGTTATCCGTTCATCTTGGCCAAGCTGCAGAAGGACAGCGACGATATGTCGCTTTGCTTCGACCCGAGCGCCGGAGTGATCGGAAAGGACAAGGAAGGAAATGCCCTTTTCGAAGATGGCGGCGAACCGACCGAGTATACCAAGCAGGTGCTAGACTTCTGCCAGAAGTTCGAGGAGGCAGGCCAGCGTACTCGCCAGCTGCTCGAAGAACTCAAGAAGCTGGACCTTTTGATGGACGGCGAAATTGCGATCACCCGTAGCGATCAGCCGGACACCCCGTTCGTCTATCGCGGCTTCCGAATGGTCGACGAAAAGAAGCTGCGCGAACTCCCGGCGGAAACCGTCGAGCAGCTCAACAAGAACGGCATCCTTATGATCATTCATGCGCACTTGTTTTCGCTGAATCTCATGCGCGCCATCTTTGAACGCCAGTCCGCGCAGGGCAAGGTTCCGGAGCCTAACGCAAACGCGCCGGCTCCTGCGACCAACTGA
- a CDS encoding N-formylglutamate amidohydrolase has protein sequence MPLPVLIAVPHAGRVYPSETLAEMRDADLSQLRLEDRHVDLLGVEIAKATGTGLMVAHAPRAMLDLNRSHDDVDWEMVDGAGRRLSKPQPVLTGTNRRARSGLGLVPRRLPGFGEIWRSKLPREELDRRIDRIHRPYHEYLGRELERIRNAWGAALLIDLHSMPPLRKQHGQNEPPRIVLGDRFGSSCDGSLISRAVGYLKQHACPVAHNRPYSGGYVLDRHASPRRGLHAMQVEVCRAAYLDDRLAEPSDRLRGLAQMLAGMVRELGAETARLGAAGQMAQAAE, from the coding sequence ATGCCGCTTCCGGTATTGATCGCGGTGCCCCACGCAGGCCGGGTCTACCCGTCCGAAACTCTTGCCGAAATGCGCGATGCAGATCTCAGCCAGTTGCGGCTCGAAGACCGCCATGTAGACTTGCTCGGCGTCGAGATCGCCAAAGCAACGGGCACCGGGCTGATGGTCGCCCATGCACCCAGGGCCATGCTTGATTTGAACCGGTCACATGACGATGTGGATTGGGAGATGGTCGATGGGGCAGGGCGCAGGCTATCAAAGCCGCAGCCGGTCCTAACTGGCACGAACAGGAGGGCGCGGAGCGGTCTTGGCCTCGTGCCCCGCCGGCTCCCCGGTTTCGGCGAGATCTGGCGCTCCAAGTTGCCGCGAGAGGAGCTTGATCGCCGCATCGACCGCATTCACCGGCCTTATCACGAATATCTGGGGCGAGAGCTCGAACGGATCAGGAATGCATGGGGCGCAGCGCTGCTGATAGACCTGCATTCGATGCCGCCTCTCAGGAAACAGCACGGGCAAAACGAACCGCCGCGGATCGTGCTTGGCGATCGGTTTGGCTCTTCGTGTGACGGCAGCCTGATAAGCCGGGCCGTTGGGTATCTCAAGCAGCATGCCTGCCCGGTCGCGCATAACCGCCCCTATTCGGGAGGATATGTGCTCGATCGCCACGCTTCACCGCGACGCGGATTGCATGCGATGCAGGTTGAGGTGTGCCGCGCCGCCTATCTTGACGACCGCCTCGCCGAACCGAGCGACCGGCTAAGAGGACTTGCGCAGATGCTGGCCGGAATGGTCCGTGAGCTGGGCGCAGAAACTGCCCGTCTGGGTGCTGCGGGACAGATGGCTCAGGCGGCCGAGTAA
- the cpdR gene encoding cell cycle two-component system response regulator CpdR: protein MTTNPSPRILLAEDEEAMRTYLERALTKAGYDVRCVDRGTEAIPLLEKEHFDLLLSDIVMPEMDGIELAQRCAEISPRTKVMFITGFAAVSLRASREQPHAKVLSKPFHLRDLVLEVERVFEEQREASL from the coding sequence ATGACGACCAACCCTTCACCACGCATCCTCCTGGCCGAGGATGAAGAGGCAATGCGCACCTATCTCGAACGCGCGCTAACCAAAGCCGGTTACGACGTTCGCTGTGTCGACCGTGGCACCGAAGCGATTCCCCTTCTTGAAAAAGAGCATTTCGACCTCCTGCTTTCAGACATCGTCATGCCGGAGATGGACGGGATCGAGCTCGCCCAGCGCTGCGCCGAAATTTCGCCGCGCACGAAAGTCATGTTCATTACCGGATTCGCTGCGGTTTCGCTGCGTGCGAGTCGCGAACAGCCCCATGCCAAAGTGCTGTCCAAACCGTTTCACCTTCGCGATCTCGTGCTCGAAGTAGAGCGAGTGTTCGAGGAACAGCGAGAAGCGAGCCTTTGA
- a CDS encoding NADP-dependent isocitrate dehydrogenase, which yields MQKIKVENPVVELDGDEMTKIIWQWIRERLILPYLDIDLKYYDLSIEKRDETDDQITIDAANAIKQYGVGVKCATITPDEARVEEFNLKKMWRSPNGTIRNILGGVVFREPIVIDNVPRLVPGWTHPIVVGRHAFGDQYRATDTLIPGPGKLRLVFEGENGENIDLEVFEFESSGIAMAMYNLDDSIRAFARASMNYGLDRKWPVYLSTKNTILKKYDGRFKDIFQEVFDTEFKDKFEEAGITYEHRLIDDMVAAALKWSGKFVWACKNYDGDVQSDTVAQGFGSLGLMTSVLMTPDGKTIEAEAAHGTVTRHYRQHQEGKATSTNPIASIFAWTRGLMYRGKFDNTPDVVRFAETLERVCIETVENGQMTKDLALLIGPGQNWLTTEQFFEAIVQNLEKEMQSWA from the coding sequence ATGCAGAAAATCAAAGTCGAAAACCCGGTCGTCGAACTAGACGGCGACGAGATGACCAAAATCATCTGGCAGTGGATCCGCGAGCGCCTGATCCTGCCGTACTTGGATATCGACCTCAAATACTATGATCTCTCGATCGAAAAGCGGGACGAGACCGACGATCAGATCACGATCGATGCGGCCAATGCGATCAAGCAATACGGCGTCGGCGTGAAATGCGCGACAATCACTCCTGACGAAGCGCGCGTCGAAGAATTCAACCTCAAGAAGATGTGGCGCTCGCCCAATGGGACGATCCGCAACATCCTTGGCGGTGTGGTCTTCCGTGAGCCGATCGTGATCGACAACGTTCCGCGCCTCGTGCCGGGCTGGACCCACCCCATTGTCGTTGGTCGTCACGCATTCGGCGACCAGTACCGTGCGACCGACACTCTGATTCCGGGACCGGGCAAGCTTCGCCTCGTTTTCGAAGGGGAAAACGGCGAGAACATCGACCTCGAAGTCTTCGAGTTCGAAAGCTCCGGTATCGCGATGGCGATGTACAATCTGGACGACTCGATCCGTGCGTTCGCTCGGGCTTCGATGAATTACGGCCTCGATCGCAAGTGGCCGGTCTACTTGTCGACCAAGAACACGATCCTGAAGAAGTACGATGGCCGCTTCAAGGATATCTTCCAGGAGGTGTTCGACACCGAGTTCAAGGACAAGTTCGAAGAAGCCGGTATCACCTACGAACACCGCCTGATCGACGACATGGTTGCCGCCGCCCTCAAATGGTCGGGCAAGTTCGTATGGGCCTGCAAGAACTACGACGGCGACGTTCAGTCGGACACCGTGGCGCAAGGTTTCGGTTCGCTCGGTCTGATGACGTCGGTGCTGATGACTCCCGATGGCAAGACGATCGAAGCCGAAGCGGCCCACGGCACTGTTACCCGTCACTATCGCCAGCACCAGGAAGGCAAGGCGACCTCTACCAACCCGATTGCGTCGATCTTCGCATGGACGCGCGGGCTGATGTATCGCGGCAAATTCGACAACACGCCAGACGTGGTGCGTTTCGCCGAAACGCTTGAGCGGGTGTGCATCGAGACGGTCGAAAACGGGCAGATGACCAAGGACCTCGCATTGCTGATCGGTCCGGGCCAGAACTGGCTCACCACAGAGCAATTCTTCGAGGCGATCGTTCAGAACCTTGAAAAAGAAATGCAGAGCTGGGCCTGA
- a CDS encoding bifunctional GNAT family N-acetyltransferase/carbon-nitrogen hydrolase family protein, producing the protein MTETRRKARLEVRQATLKDVRAIGDLVRRAYKDLPAYTQGEIRGQINNYPDGCFVAKLDGKLVGYCASMRLDERVALSDHSWDEVTGNGFGSRHDPTGDWLYGYEMCVDPGVRGTRIGRRLYEERRALAERLDLKGIVFGGRMPGLARAMKRKTNRADTPEEYLQKVIDAKIHDPVLRFQLANGFEPHGILHEYLPEDKQSKTHAVRMIWRNPYVDVDAPPKHRLPRDVESVRIATCQLQARAVSDFDEFMKQVEYFVDVAADYESDFIVFPELFTLMLLSAEDKELSPLESIECLSKYTPRIRKRLSEMALSYNINIIGGSHPTRMEDGDIHNVAYVCLRDGSIHAQEKIHPTPNEAYWWNIKGGDSIDAIPTDCGPIGVLICYDSEFPELARRLVDEGARIIFVPFCTDSRQGYMRVRYCAQARAIENQCYVVLSGNVGNLPNVANMDIQYAQSCILTPCDFPFARDGIAAEASENVETLTISDVNLADLSWARAEGTVQNLHDRRFDLYRIEWDKRVGNISDPLGLPSEDQEQGVKPLGTSHAGGG; encoded by the coding sequence ATGACCGAAACACGTCGCAAGGCCCGCCTCGAAGTGCGTCAGGCAACGCTTAAGGACGTTCGTGCAATTGGTGATCTTGTCCGCAGGGCCTACAAGGACCTGCCCGCATACACGCAAGGTGAAATTCGTGGGCAGATCAACAACTACCCGGACGGCTGTTTCGTCGCGAAGCTCGACGGCAAGCTGGTTGGCTATTGCGCGTCCATGCGGCTCGACGAACGCGTCGCCTTGTCCGACCATTCATGGGACGAGGTAACAGGCAACGGATTTGGCTCTCGCCACGATCCGACCGGCGATTGGCTCTATGGCTATGAAATGTGTGTCGATCCCGGCGTGCGCGGCACACGTATCGGACGCAGGCTCTATGAAGAGCGCCGTGCGCTTGCCGAGCGGCTCGACCTGAAAGGCATCGTGTTCGGCGGGCGTATGCCCGGCCTTGCCCGCGCGATGAAGCGCAAGACCAATCGCGCGGACACGCCGGAGGAATACCTTCAAAAGGTCATCGATGCCAAGATTCACGATCCCGTGCTGCGTTTCCAGCTTGCCAACGGTTTCGAACCACACGGCATCCTCCACGAGTATCTGCCCGAAGACAAGCAATCGAAGACTCACGCGGTGCGCATGATCTGGCGCAACCCGTATGTGGATGTGGACGCGCCGCCCAAGCACCGCCTGCCGCGCGATGTCGAAAGCGTGCGCATCGCGACATGCCAGTTGCAGGCACGCGCAGTCAGCGATTTCGATGAGTTCATGAAGCAGGTGGAATACTTCGTGGACGTCGCCGCCGACTACGAGAGCGATTTCATCGTTTTCCCGGAGCTGTTCACCCTCATGCTTCTCTCTGCGGAAGACAAGGAGTTGAGCCCGCTCGAATCCATTGAATGCCTGAGCAAGTACACTCCACGCATTCGAAAGCGCCTGTCGGAGATGGCGCTCAGCTACAACATCAACATCATCGGTGGTTCGCATCCGACCCGCATGGAGGACGGCGACATCCACAACGTTGCGTATGTCTGCCTGCGTGACGGTTCAATCCACGCGCAGGAGAAGATCCACCCTACGCCCAACGAGGCTTACTGGTGGAACATCAAGGGCGGCGACAGCATTGATGCGATCCCGACCGATTGCGGTCCGATCGGGGTGCTGATCTGCTACGACAGCGAATTTCCCGAACTTGCCCGCAGGCTGGTCGACGAAGGTGCTCGGATCATCTTCGTCCCGTTCTGCACCGACAGTCGCCAGGGCTATATGCGCGTGCGCTATTGCGCGCAGGCACGCGCGATCGAGAACCAGTGTTATGTCGTCCTCTCGGGCAATGTCGGCAACCTTCCAAACGTCGCGAACATGGACATCCAGTACGCTCAAAGCTGCATCCTCACTCCGTGCGACTTTCCCTTCGCACGCGACGGCATTGCAGCCGAGGCGAGCGAGAATGTCGAAACGCTCACCATTAGCGATGTAAATCTCGCCGACCTCTCATGGGCGCGCGCTGAGGGCACGGTGCAAAATCTCCATGATCGACGCTTTGACCTTTATCGCATCGAATGGGACAAACGCGTCGGCAATATTTCAGACCCGCTCGGCCTCCCCTCGGAGGATCAGGAACAGGGTGTAAAGCCGCTTGGCACATCGCATGCAGGTGGTGGATGA
- a CDS encoding cation:proton antiporter, protein MAGELTMSPVMQDALVILGAAGIIIPVFARFRITPIIGFILIGVLVGPFGLGTLVDEIPWLRFVTISDPERLRPFADFGIILLLFAIGLELSFNRLWQLRKLVFGLGSLELLIIGSASAVFFAYYSGMSGTAALALGFALAFSSTAIVLPISGTRSPVGRAALSMLLFEDIMIVPIIFILGALAPYAQSDGLGGLFTTIWQGGLVILLMLVFGRVALPRLFSQAARTKSPELFLAASLLVVIGASLATAATGLSPIVGALIAGLLIAETEYHGEVESIMEPFKGLALGIFLITIGMSIDIMTIIADWTTIAIAVVGVLVFKSIVTGALLRMMGARKSTAAETGVLMASPSETTLIVLAAATSALVIDTETAQFWQIVTAIGLTITPLLARLGRVIARRVDGAPELPEDDEDEARTIIVGGGRVGRLVADMLVTHNQPYVMLDSDPDIIDRAKRDGYRAIFGDAARGDALTRLGIESAPAVVLTMDEPVLAQRLVAKLRKEHPDLLIVARARDTDHAAALYRAGASHAVPETLESSLQLSEAVLVDIGVAMGPVIASIHEKRDEFRARLEREGGLSQKPKLRASNVASDG, encoded by the coding sequence ATGGCAGGCGAACTAACCATGTCCCCGGTGATGCAGGATGCGCTCGTAATCCTGGGGGCTGCCGGCATCATCATCCCGGTTTTTGCCCGCTTCCGCATCACCCCGATCATCGGATTCATTCTCATCGGCGTTCTGGTCGGGCCGTTCGGCCTAGGCACACTCGTCGACGAGATACCATGGCTGCGATTTGTCACGATTTCCGATCCCGAGCGATTGCGACCCTTCGCGGATTTCGGAATAATCCTGCTGCTATTCGCAATCGGCCTCGAGTTGTCTTTCAACCGCCTGTGGCAGTTGAGAAAGCTCGTCTTCGGTCTGGGTTCGCTCGAACTGCTGATCATCGGATCAGCCTCGGCGGTGTTTTTCGCGTATTACAGCGGGATGAGCGGTACAGCCGCGCTTGCGCTGGGCTTTGCCCTCGCATTCTCATCGACTGCAATCGTGCTGCCCATTTCGGGAACGCGGTCGCCCGTAGGACGCGCCGCACTCTCAATGCTCTTGTTCGAAGACATCATGATCGTCCCGATCATCTTCATCCTTGGCGCGCTCGCTCCCTACGCGCAAAGCGACGGGCTCGGCGGCCTGTTTACGACTATCTGGCAGGGCGGTCTGGTGATCCTTCTCATGCTTGTTTTCGGTCGCGTGGCCCTTCCGCGTCTGTTCTCGCAGGCCGCGCGAACCAAGAGCCCTGAACTGTTTCTCGCCGCATCGCTGCTGGTTGTTATCGGAGCCAGCCTAGCCACGGCTGCGACGGGCCTCTCACCGATTGTCGGCGCCCTGATAGCCGGTCTCCTCATCGCCGAGACCGAATATCACGGCGAAGTCGAAAGCATCATGGAACCGTTCAAGGGTCTCGCGCTCGGTATCTTCCTGATCACAATCGGGATGAGCATCGATATCATGACCATCATCGCGGATTGGACGACAATCGCGATAGCGGTAGTTGGCGTCCTCGTATTCAAATCGATTGTGACCGGAGCGCTGCTGCGCATGATGGGCGCGCGCAAAAGCACGGCTGCTGAAACCGGCGTACTCATGGCCAGCCCCAGCGAAACCACTCTGATCGTGCTCGCCGCTGCGACAAGCGCGTTGGTGATCGACACTGAAACAGCTCAGTTCTGGCAGATCGTCACCGCAATTGGCCTGACGATCACCCCCCTGCTGGCAAGGCTCGGCCGGGTCATTGCCCGGCGTGTCGACGGGGCGCCAGAACTTCCGGAAGACGACGAGGACGAAGCGCGCACGATCATTGTCGGCGGTGGCCGCGTGGGGCGGCTCGTGGCCGACATGCTCGTAACTCACAATCAGCCCTACGTGATGCTCGATTCCGATCCCGACATCATCGATCGCGCCAAACGTGACGGCTACCGTGCCATATTCGGAGATGCTGCACGCGGGGATGCCCTCACCCGCCTCGGCATCGAAAGCGCACCGGCGGTGGTGCTAACCATGGACGAGCCGGTTCTCGCGCAGCGCCTGGTCGCCAAGTTGAGGAAGGAGCATCCGGACCTCCTGATCGTCGCCCGTGCCCGGGACACAGACCACGCGGCCGCCCTTTACCGAGCAGGTGCGAGCCATGCGGTGCCGGAGACACTCGAAAGTTCGCTCCAGTTGTCGGAGGCCGTCTTGGTGGACATCGGCGTCGCGATGGGCCCTGTCATCGCTTCCATCCACGAGAAACGCGATGAGTTCCGCGCACGGCTAGAGCGCGAGGGTGGCCTATCACAAAAACCGAAATTGCGAGCTTCGAACGTCGCGTCGGATGGCTAG
- the alaS gene encoding alanine--tRNA ligase — protein sequence MTSTNDIRRSFLDYFGNADHVQVPSAPLVPYNDPTLMFVNAGMVPFKNAFTGLETPPAPRAASSQKCVRAGGKHNDLDNVGYTARHHTFFEMLGNFSFGDYFKEQAIEHAWTLLTREWGLPADRLTATVFHTDDEAFDLWRKISGLPEDRIIRIDTNDNFWSMGDTGPCGPCSEIFYDHGEHIFGGPPGSPDEDGDRFVEIWNLVFMQYDQQSDGTRHDLPKPSIDTGMGLERIAAVMQGVHDNYDTDTFKALIAASEQLTGVAAEGDRQASHRVIADHLRSVSFLMADGVLPSNEGRGYVLRRIMRRAMRHAHLLGVGQPLMHRLVPSLVSEMGQAYPELGRGQALIEEVLEREETQFRKTLDKGLKLLDEATSNMSEGGELDGETAFKLYDTYGFPYDLTEDALRARGIGVDRAGFDAAMARQKAAARAAWKGSGEAASGEVWFDIAEREGATEFTGYASTTGEGTVVAIVKDGGEVQSAKAGEEVVILTNQTPFYGESGGQTGDTGTISTPDGLSAEVSDTSKPLGRLHAHHARIVSGEVSVGDNVQLEVDAERRTAIRANHSATHLLHAALRNRLGNHVTQKGSLVAEDRLRFDFSHPKGLSDEDIAAIEEEVNAEIRANEPVATRLMSPDDAVEAGALALFGEKYGDEVRVLSMGRIGESGRSYSVELCGGTHVKATGDIGIFRIVSESAVSSGVRRIEALTGEAARQWLVKREEALKSAASAIRATPEEVPTRISALLDERKRLEKELAEAKKALALGGGGQTPDATEDEEVGGVKFSGQVIDGLSPKELRPLLDEAKQRLGSGVAAIVALNEGKASIGAAVTDDLTDRISAVDLVRAGVEALGGKGGGGRPDMAQGGGPDGSKGSAAIEAVKATLAG from the coding sequence ATGACCTCTACCAACGATATTCGCCGGTCGTTTCTCGATTACTTCGGCAATGCCGACCACGTACAAGTGCCGAGCGCGCCGCTCGTGCCGTACAATGATCCGACGCTCATGTTCGTCAATGCCGGGATGGTACCGTTCAAAAACGCCTTTACCGGCCTTGAGACGCCGCCAGCTCCTCGCGCTGCATCGTCGCAGAAATGTGTGCGTGCGGGCGGCAAGCACAACGATCTCGACAATGTCGGTTATACCGCGCGTCACCACACCTTTTTCGAGATGCTCGGCAACTTCTCCTTTGGCGACTATTTCAAGGAGCAGGCGATCGAACACGCCTGGACCTTGCTGACACGCGAGTGGGGTTTGCCCGCCGACAGATTGACTGCCACCGTCTTCCACACGGATGATGAGGCATTTGATCTCTGGCGCAAGATTTCGGGCCTTCCCGAAGACCGCATCATCCGCATCGATACCAATGACAATTTTTGGTCGATGGGTGATACCGGGCCATGCGGACCGTGTTCGGAAATTTTTTACGATCACGGCGAGCACATTTTCGGCGGACCTCCGGGAAGCCCGGATGAAGACGGCGACCGTTTCGTCGAAATCTGGAATCTCGTGTTCATGCAATACGACCAGCAGAGCGATGGTACGCGCCACGACCTGCCCAAGCCTTCTATCGACACGGGCATGGGGCTCGAGCGGATTGCCGCAGTCATGCAGGGCGTGCACGACAACTACGACACTGACACATTCAAGGCCTTGATCGCTGCTTCGGAACAGCTGACTGGCGTTGCAGCGGAAGGAGATCGGCAAGCCAGTCACCGCGTGATCGCCGATCATTTGCGCTCCGTTAGCTTCCTGATGGCGGACGGCGTGCTGCCTTCGAACGAAGGACGCGGCTATGTGCTTCGGCGCATCATGCGCCGCGCAATGCGTCATGCTCATTTGCTTGGCGTGGGTCAGCCTCTCATGCACCGCCTCGTTCCCAGCCTTGTCTCTGAAATGGGTCAGGCATATCCCGAGCTTGGCCGCGGCCAAGCGCTCATCGAGGAAGTGCTGGAACGTGAGGAGACACAGTTCCGCAAAACGCTCGACAAGGGCTTGAAGCTGCTCGACGAGGCAACCAGCAACATGTCAGAGGGCGGCGAGCTTGACGGTGAAACCGCCTTCAAGCTCTATGACACCTACGGCTTCCCTTACGACCTTACCGAAGATGCGCTGCGCGCTCGCGGCATTGGCGTTGACCGCGCGGGCTTCGATGCAGCGATGGCGCGTCAGAAGGCTGCCGCCCGAGCAGCATGGAAAGGTTCGGGCGAGGCTGCCTCTGGCGAGGTGTGGTTCGACATCGCCGAACGCGAAGGCGCTACCGAATTCACGGGCTACGCTTCAACAACAGGTGAAGGTACGGTCGTGGCGATCGTGAAAGACGGGGGCGAGGTTCAGTCCGCAAAGGCTGGCGAGGAGGTCGTGATTCTCACCAATCAGACACCGTTCTACGGCGAGAGTGGCGGTCAGACTGGCGATACGGGAACGATCAGCACACCGGACGGCCTTTCGGCAGAAGTGAGCGACACGAGCAAACCGCTCGGCCGCCTCCATGCCCATCATGCAAGGATCGTATCGGGGGAAGTCTCCGTCGGCGACAATGTTCAGCTGGAGGTCGATGCTGAGCGCCGCACCGCGATCCGTGCCAATCATTCAGCGACTCACTTGCTCCACGCCGCACTGCGCAATCGACTGGGCAACCATGTGACGCAAAAGGGCTCACTTGTTGCAGAAGATCGTCTGCGCTTCGACTTCTCGCATCCCAAGGGACTGAGCGATGAGGATATCGCCGCGATTGAAGAAGAAGTGAACGCAGAGATTCGCGCCAACGAACCGGTGGCGACGCGGCTGATGAGTCCGGACGATGCGGTGGAAGCCGGCGCTCTCGCGTTGTTTGGCGAGAAGTATGGCGACGAGGTGCGCGTGCTCTCAATGGGGCGGATAGGCGAAAGCGGACGTAGTTACTCGGTTGAGCTCTGCGGCGGAACGCACGTGAAGGCGACAGGCGACATCGGAATATTCCGGATCGTGTCGGAGAGTGCGGTATCTTCAGGTGTGCGCCGCATCGAAGCGCTGACAGGCGAGGCTGCCCGTCAGTGGTTGGTCAAGCGCGAAGAAGCGCTAAAATCTGCCGCGAGTGCGATACGCGCAACTCCGGAAGAAGTCCCCACCCGGATCAGTGCGCTGCTGGACGAACGCAAGCGGCTCGAAAAAGAACTGGCCGAGGCGAAAAAGGCTCTTGCTCTTGGAGGCGGTGGCCAAACTCCAGATGCCACTGAGGACGAAGAAGTTGGCGGTGTGAAGTTTAGCGGGCAGGTGATCGACGGCCTCAGCCCCAAAGAACTGCGTCCGCTTCTCGATGAGGCCAAGCAGCGCCTTGGCTCTGGCGTCGCTGCAATTGTGGCATTAAACGAAGGGAAGGCCAGCATAGGCGCTGCGGTCACCGACGATCTGACCGACAGGATCAGCGCTGTCGACCTCGTGCGCGCCGGTGTTGAAGCGCTCGGCGGCAAGGGCGGCGGTGGCCGTCCCGACATGGCGCAGGGCGGCGGTCCGGACGGTTCGAAAGGCAGTGCGGCAATCGAGGCTGTGAAGGCAACGCTCGCGGGCTAG
- the recA gene encoding recombinase RecA, translating to MATNLKLVEKEKDVDRQKALDAALAQIDRAFGKGSAMRLGSKEAMEVEAISTGSLGLDIALGIGGLPKGRVIEVYGPESSGKTTLALHCIAEAQKAGGTAAFVDAEHALDPVYAKKLGVDIDELIVSQPDTGEQALEITDTLVRSNAIDVLVVDSVAALVPRAEIEGEMGDSHVGLQARLMSQSLRKLTGSINRSKCMVIFINQLRMKIGVMYGNPETTTGGNALKFYASVRLDIRRTGQIKDRDEVIGNSTRVKVVKNKVAPPFKQVEFDIMYGEGISKIGEILDLGVKAGIVEKSGSWYSYDSVRIGQGRENAKVYLKENPEVCDRLEAAIRGRTDEVAEEMMTGPDAD from the coding sequence ATGGCAACCAATCTCAAGCTGGTAGAGAAGGAAAAAGACGTGGACCGTCAAAAGGCGCTGGACGCTGCGCTTGCTCAAATTGATCGTGCTTTCGGCAAGGGTTCGGCGATGAGGCTGGGCTCGAAAGAAGCAATGGAAGTCGAAGCGATTTCGACCGGGTCGCTCGGACTCGATATCGCACTCGGAATTGGCGGCCTGCCGAAAGGCCGCGTCATCGAAGTTTACGGGCCGGAAAGCTCGGGCAAGACTACGCTGGCGCTGCACTGCATCGCAGAGGCGCAGAAGGCAGGCGGTACTGCGGCCTTCGTCGATGCCGAGCATGCGCTCGATCCCGTCTACGCCAAGAAACTGGGCGTGGACATTGATGAACTGATCGTCTCGCAGCCCGATACGGGCGAACAGGCACTCGAAATTACCGACACTCTCGTGCGCTCCAACGCGATTGATGTGTTGGTGGTCGACTCGGTCGCGGCGCTAGTCCCCCGCGCCGAAATCGAAGGCGAAATGGGCGATTCCCATGTCGGCCTTCAGGCGCGGCTCATGTCCCAATCGCTGCGCAAACTGACCGGGTCGATCAACCGTTCGAAATGCATGGTGATCTTCATCAACCAGCTGCGGATGAAGATCGGCGTGATGTACGGCAATCCCGAGACGACGACGGGCGGCAATGCGCTCAAGTTCTATGCCTCGGTCCGTCTCGACATTCGCCGCACCGGCCAGATCAAGGACCGCGATGAGGTGATCGGCAACTCGACCCGTGTAAAAGTGGTCAAGAACAAGGTAGCCCCTCCGTTCAAGCAGGTCGAATTCGATATTATGTACGGCGAGGGAATTTCGAAGATCGGCGAGATCCTCGATCTCGGGGTCAAGGCCGGGATCGTCGAGAAATCGGGCAGCTGGTATTCTTATGACAGCGTCCGGATCGGTCAGGGCCGTGAGAACGCCAAGGTCTATCTGAAGGAAAACCCTGAAGTTTGCGACCGGTTGGAAGCCGCTATTCGCGGCCGCACCGACGAGGTTGCCGAGGAAATGATGACAGGCCCGGACGCGGACTGA